The Arvicanthis niloticus isolate mArvNil1 chromosome 8, mArvNil1.pat.X, whole genome shotgun sequence genome segment CATTCAGGGGCTTCAACTCCCAGGGCCAGGCATGAGGATGTGGCATGTGCCTGGATCCTATGCTCCTCTTTATGAGCACCCCACCACTCCGCCCGGAACTCTGCATCTATTTTAGTGGTGCGTGATGGGGTTCAGAAGCCTTAAAACAGCCCCTGTCTGCTCTTGGCACAGTGGCTCCGAACCCCTGCCAAATCCCTCCATCCCGTGCCCTCCTGGGAGAGTTAGCTGTGCTTCAGATAACCTCTGCATGCTCATGGGGCTGCTTGACCTCCCATGGGGCTGTTCATCATGGTCTAGGTTGCCTCTGATTCTTGAATCTCCCTCCACCATAAGGTGGACAGTCTGCTAACAACACAGTCAAATGACTCAATCTTTGACCCACCGTTGTGTTATTACCATGGTGTCCCTTTTGTATGTAAAGGACCAAGAGCTGAGTGCCTGCTCAACCTTGATGAGCAGCTTTCTGTTACAGGCCATCTCAGATGGTAGACAGATGGATTGATGCCAAGTAGGACACACATAGCAACTGTGAGGTTCTCCTAGCAACAGAGGCAGTTGTCCGTGAAGGACAAGGGAGAATGAATTCCCCAAAGCCCATAGGATTCAGGTCGCAGCTGCCATGTGTCCAGGCTCCATGTCCATCCTGGTGTCCTGAAGATGCCTCCTTTTCAAAGGGAAGATCTACCCCATGGTGACATTAGACACCTTGGAGGCTTCCTTACAGGAATGGCCGTAAAGGCTTTACCCCTCCATTCCATGTTAGATCCAGTACCACGTTCTCTTCTTGAAGAGTTGAAGTGAGCCGAGTTGAAGCCCAACTTCCCCAAGACAGTGATGCAGCAGAGGCCACCCCCATGAAGCCCAGTACAACCAGAACAGTGTGGGCTCTCTCTGAACAATAGGTTCTCTGAAACCATGGCTTGTGTGCCACACCCCAGGGCTTCCCTCAAAAAGGGGTGTGGATCCATAAATATGTGAAGTGACTTTCTGGGACTCTTCACTGACAAAGCAtatctcctcctccatgggcccAAAGTGGCATGCCATCTATAAACAGCTTCTATGCATGGTGACAGCCAGATTTTAAATAGGCGGAGGATAGCAGAAAGGTTGCAAAAGAGACCATGTGTCCAGAAACATCTGTGTGATGCTAGTTCTTATGGaaattttgaagttttttttttttttcaagaaagagaATGTAGATAATAAACCCCACTCCTGGAACATATTCTAAACCTAGAAATTTTGGTCTTGTCTGGGATAATGGGCAGGTGCTTCCAAGATGTTTCAGCTGAAGGGGCCCTTGTATTTCAGCTGAAGAAATTGGATGGCAATAATGGTCAATGGCTAGATCTAGGAAAGAATTCAGGACTTCCTAAGGCCTTCTGAGGCTCAGACATGTAACTCATCCACATGGGAGCAACAGGCAATTCATTTCTCCCCATTCTTCACATTTCAAACTACAGAAAGGACTGAGCTACTCGCTCTAGAGAGACGGGACTTGTGGTTGGAGACTTAGCTGGTATTCTACCAAAGGGAGCTCCAGGTAGGGATTTGGGTACATATAGCTTACTTTGGAAATGATCCCAGAAGTCAAGAAGGAAGTAGCTGCTAAGCAATGGTTGCGTTGTGGAGCATGATCCCACCCAGGGTACACTGGGGGCATCTACTTGCTGCTGAGGCCCAGGAGCAGAACTGAATGCACCTGGGGTGGCCAGCAGATGGGGCAGGGAGGAGCTCCCTCACAGTCAGTATGGATGGAAGGCTATCTCCAGGGATTTCTGTCCAGCCCTGTACATCCCCGTGCATACCTGTGCATACCTGTGCACATTCTGTGAGCTAGGACACCCTGGGACAGAGGCTGGTATTTATAATAATCAgtctcagaggagaaggcagacaTTGAAGTACCAAGCTGCCTGGTCCATACATAGATTTCAGGGCTCTGCCCCCTGAGCTCCTGACTCAGTAGGCCTAGTGTGAGGATAGAATGCTTGCATTTTCAGTGTGAGGACACGCTAATGCCAAGGGTCTTGGCTTTGACTGATGGGTAAGTCTCCAGCCCTTCCTTGACTCTTACTGATGGACTCTACCCCTGACCCCCACCATTTATGAAGAAAATTTCACACCACTTCACATCATATATCCAGGCCCATGCTGTGAATTTGAAAATGGGGAATTAATAAGTACTTATAACTCCCTGCAACTGTGGCTGGCAGATAAAATGCCATCTGCCAGACAAGATTTATTTATAATGGggtttatacatatttataagttTGCAAGCAACAAATGCACAGTTTTAAAACTGGCACATTTTATATCAGCTAGGAAAAAAATTGCAACTTTATCCTAGGGTTTCTGAGTGTGAACTGCATGCATGTATTAATCACATACACAAGCTTCCCTTAGTTCACCTGGAATGTGCACCTCAGCATGTATATGTCCAGACACAGACCAGTTCTGTGCTGGGTCTCTCTGTACTGAGCCTCTGGGGTTTTCTGACATGAACAACTATAAATGAAAATGGTACCAGGAGCTTGGTGCTTGATAGGCTCTCATTTGCAGACTTGTGGAGCAGAGTTCTGGGCATGTAGGCTGTGAGACCATGGCataaaaaagggaagaagggtCATGACAGAGGGAAAGCAAGCCAGGTGTGCAGTGCatttctgtaatcctagcacttgggtggTAAAGGCTAGCTCAagggccaacctgagctacatgaggccATATCtcaacagaactaaacagaaggGTGGGGAGCAGCCAGCAGATGacaaggaagaggcaggtgttggagaaaaggaaaagagacaagCAGATGAAACACCTACAGACCCACATCCTTTCTTGACCAAGCCTGACTTGCCATAACCTgacttggcttgccagccttcCTGGCTACATTTGTACATTAGATCCTATGTAGCAGGCCCTGCAGGGacttgtgggacagagaaggaaacatAAGGTGGATCTGCTCCTGTTTATAATCTAATTGGAGccctgcccccaacacacacgtGGGGAAGTGTGAGAGCATTGGAGTGGAGGGAGAGGCCTTTCAGGGCTGGTGTGCCCCATTCAGTATGGACCAAGGCTCAGGTCTGagctggggcgggggtggggtgtcaCTGAAGGCTTTTGCACAGTAGGTGGCGCTGCGGAGCCCTTGAGGAAGAAAAGAGTGCAAAAGTTCAAGTGGGCGTCCTTCATGAAAACTGCTGATGTCAGCAGGATGCTGGAGAACAGGTTAAAgagcctttcctttcctctccctgccctGTCAGATGCCCTGGGGTAAGTGTGTCCCTGagatgtaccccccccccccaacacacttATTCCTCTCTTAGGGTAAAAGAGAAACCACAGGAAATGAACAGCTTACCCATTGTACATAGAGGACCAAGCCTATGGGGTGAATCTGAAACCCAAGCTCCCGAGGATGTACAGGTTCACACAGGAGGAAATTCCTTTACCACAACCAAAGCCACTCACAGTGGAGTCAGGTAACAGTTCACAAGGCAGAGACAGTAGACTAACTAGGCTGGGGACcactagtttcttttcttcttctttttctttgtttaacaaCACTATGTGTGAGTTGCCCATTGAATGTTCTCTGTTCAACTGACTTTTGGATATAACTTGTTTCTGAGTATTGTGAAATTATGTGACTTACTTTGTGTTCAGAATGAAACATTTAATGTTCAAAGCCCCAGGATCAGGGGACATCTCAGTGTAAATGCAACGTGTAACAAGGTATTGAATAATTTCTCAAAAGCACTCGGGTGGCCAATTATACATATTGATATATGAATACTTGacgttttttctttgtttctgttaacTTTTGTGAAACACCAACAGTTACTGTAACAGCAGTCTGTCTGGGAGTGTGCCCAACTGCCCTTTCTACTTTGATACTGGCATGGAATTGGCTCCGTAAGTCACCTGTGAGGAGCAGACATACAAAACCAACTTtgcattttctaatatttttctatgATAAAGCTTAGGTGATTTGATGAACATTTGGAGCTCCCACGATATAACAGGTGAAGGTGGTCAGTCAGCTTGAACTCCCTCACCTCCAGGGACTCTTTAGAGAAATGTCGTTGCCCTCCACCACGGTCCTGACACACCACaggcaagcttctgggctaaccAAGAGGAGTCAGGCATATAACACCCCCTCCCCGTGGCCCAGGTATGGCAGGTGGCAGGCTAACTCTAAACAATGCTGCTCTTCTCATTATTATTAGGTACTGGAACATGTGCCTTTATCATCAGGTTGGCCACCCATGTACTTGTGATTCCGGAGCAGCCCCTCTGGCCCTCTGACTTAGACACTAAAACCATGTGGGTGATGAGGTTTTTACATTTGTCCATACAGGCTCCAAAGCACGGAACCAGCAGTGTAAGTAGACATTTTGTATAAAATGCGCCTTGTTACATTTCTGTGACCAGCTCTTTCCCAGCTCACAGAGTAACCATGGCTTGAAGATTGAGAGGAGCAAccatttttaaatagttaattGTTTCAGTGACTATAGGTGTAAGTCTGTTGGCAATAAAGGCTGCTGTGAAAAGTGTCTCTTGTTTGCGTGATGGAGCTCACGTCTGTGTATGGGGGAGAGGTGCCATACTGCATCTGTACAAGtcaagaggacaacttgtgggggttttctccttctatcatgtgggccctggggaccaaactcaggccaTCCAGTCTGGTGGCAAGCAACACTCAACGGTCACTGGATCTTGTGATGCTTtgcagaagacaggaggacagatTGAAACCTTCCTCTAGAaaattggtgttttgtttttccctcaggggggaaggaaaaaaaaaaaaggtaacttgTCAGAAACACTTGAAAAGATTCATGCCAATTTTGTGATCTGGAGCATAGATGGCCTTGGGTAGGTCAGAGGTGATAAACAGCCGGAGGGTGGAACTGGGGGCTTTTCACTACAGGTTATAACAACTGttgtcaacaaaacatcacaCCAACTATGGGTGCTCTGTGTGTGGGATGCAGGTTAGTGGCTAAAACTTATCGCTTGTAAAACAGGGAGCCAGTTCTGCTGGCTGCTTACTCACTTTCTCATCTGCAGACACTGGCAAATGAAGCCCAGTCTCTGGTTggatgacatttttatttttttattttataatttcttcccTACAAAGGGGCTATTACCATTCTTCAAATCATAAGATCTGCTGGGAAATGGCTCCCGGGAGGTGCCCTGCACCTACATAAATGCCACACATGGCAGTttgtgcctgtaatcctggcaggAGGAATACCAATCctgggggcttgctggtcagtcGATCTAGCTAAAGCAGGCAGCTTGGGGTTCAGTGAGAAATGCTATCTCACAAAAATCAAGAtgaagagcagaagagagagagagagagagagagagagagagagagagagagagagagagattattcgatccaacatcaacctctggcctctactgCATACACAGtagtgcacatgtgcacacgcacacacacaccaccagcagcagcagcagaagcagcagcagcagcagtaaaacAGCATCCACCCAGACCTGTATCAGTGGCATCCAGTATACTAAAACTTCAATCTAACAACATCTACAACATGGGCCTGGGGGATAAAAGGGACTTGGTGATTGGGTTTCTAAGTGTGGTTTGTTCCTGAAATGCTGTGAGACCAGGTACTGGGAGAGAAGCAGGAGCACCCCTCTACACTCCCTGAGTGTCTATCGCCGACCACTAGGACATACCACACAGATCTCCAGAATGGGTTCATATAAaggcttttggttttattttttattaacaaacAGAAACTGCAACTAGTAAAGGTCGCTCACTACCTTGGGTGGGCCCCAGGCTCTCTGGTGTCACTTGTTTCCGACCTTTGGGGTGAGGGTATGGCACACTCAATGTCTCAATGCCATCTCGGTGACTCGCTAGGGAAAGGAGTGCACACTGGCATCACGGCTGATGGATCCGGTTGGCATACATCAAGTGAGCGCCATTAGGTTttagtgtatttttattttcagttgctTGGCAGTCTGTCATGCTACAAATGTTACCTCCTAGCTGGAAATGGTGGGCATGGGCCTCTACAAGGTTGAgtgaaagcagacacaggaggatatgGAGAAGTCAGGGTCATGTACAATGTGATATTAATATTAGTGACCCAGCTCCATGGCCTCAAAGCATTCTGATTATGAAACAGCATATCCACAAGCCCCATTCTTTCACCACCTCAACTCCCCTGCACActtctctgttatttttttcccttagcCCAGCACTTGCATGCTTTTTTCCAGAAATGCCTTGGGTTCTGTCAACGCCATGATGAGAGATTAAGTTTTTTCAGTGACAGAGAAGAGGCAGGCCAAGGATCCAGCAGAATCTTGGCAGTGACCCATATCCACCAGGAGTAACCCAAGGGGAAGTCTTCAGTTAGCCCATGGTTACCTAAAATCCAGGAAAAATGTCCCTAAGCAAGAGCAAATGCCATCAGGTAACCACCAAGAGAAAAATCAGCTTTAAAAAGGCCCATGCTCTTCCAGGGTTCGTAAGGCAATGGTCTCTGATGTTAATCaaccttcagagagctctgacaGGAGGTTTCCCCGAGTGAGAGTCCTTCCAAAGGCTGTTCTGGGAGCATGGGTGCTGGCCACTCTCTCCAACACACTCACCTTTCATCTGTGTGTCGTGTGGGTGGAGTCCTTGGGGAGGGGATGTTCAGAGTTGTCTTCTAAGCATTTTCTTTACAAGGTGGACAAAGGAACGCAGGTCCAAGCAGTGGAGAGTAACTGGAGTATCCATCATACGGGAACGGGAATGGTTCTCCCTAAAGAATGCACAGATAACCACATCACGCCTCCCAGCCTGGTGGCTTCCTCTAACTGAATGGTCCTGGTCAGGGTCCACATGGTGGGAGGTGAGAAGCTTTGCTGACAACTCCAGCTCCTTGCCAGAAAAAGGTGACAGCAAAGGGGATGACCAGCTTCAAGCTTCTCTACgtagaattgaactcagtaccatACCGATGAAGTGCTGGCTTGTGAACGTCACTGCTGGAAACTTTCTACACGCAGCAGACTAACTGCAGTCCCCTGGAAAGGTGACCCACCATGGAGAGCACCTTGCCTCTCCTTATGGGCTCTTCCTTTAGTGATACCAGCATTCTGAGAGATCCTGGCTGGCTTTTCAGTGATTTTCAAAAATGTGTCAATGATCACATAATTtggctttcaggtgtactttagCTTATGTAAGGGACccaagagggagggaggtaagggTAAGACCCACACACGTGGGCTGCTCTTGGGTGAGGCTTTTGAGAATACAGAATACTTTAGTAACTTTTCACAGTTATGAACTAGGACAGCGGTGCAAGGGCACTGGGAAGGGGACATCACCTTATCACATGCTGAACCTGCTACAGCAGCGTGGGCAGGTTTGGACCAACGATGTGTAAAGGACTGATACTTTGTAATGGGCTCCACCTGGGAAAGCCTGGCCTACACATATCCCGTGTAACATGGCATGGCAACGGAGAAACACATACGCGAGCACCCATTCTATGAAAAACAAATGTAGTGTGAAAGTAGGATGACACCATCCCAAAGCGCATGTGCATAGCACATCACCACCTGCCCTCCCTGGACCAGGGAATGTGGCATCCAAAGGCAGTGGACCATGTCAGCAGCTTGGTACATTCAGAAGGATGGAGCCTACAACAGATAAGGCACATCCATGTCCAGGCTGACATGTGTTGGTAACTCCTTGGGTCTCCTCCTCAGGAGATGCCACACAGTCTGGCCACACCAAGCAGACCTCCAGAGTCAAGATCTCTTAAGGCCCCTCGTGGAAGTAATGCATGCAATAAATAGTCGTGGCTGCAGAGCTTGCCCTGTGGAGACCGTCACTTGCAAAGGACCCCATTCTGAAGGGACCTGGTTTTGTCAATGATGCAGGAAGAGGCAGCCACGTGGGGCAGGTCTTCCTTGACCTTTGGAGAGTGGCTGCTGTTGTTACTGGAGCTTGATTTACTTCTGCTTGGGTCGAGGGCAGGCTGCATGGGTGAGGCCTGGGTCCCTGTGCCCTTGACCAGACAGCCGCATACCAACCGGAAGAAGGCACGCCGCATCTCTTTGCTGGCCAGCGTGTAGATGACAGGGTTCATGGCCGAGTTGAGGACGGCCAGCATGATGAACCACTGACTCTTGAAGAGGATGGAGCACTCCTTCACCCTGCAGGCCACGTcgatgaggaagaggatgaaaagGGGGGACCAACAGGCGATGAACACGCTCACCACTATTACTACGGTCCGCAGAAGGGCCATGGACCTCTCGGAGTTGTGGTTGGCCACCCTGCGGCTGCTGGACTTGACCAGGAAGTAGATGCGCGCATACAAGATGACGATAGTCACCAAAATGGCGGTGAAGATGCTGATGAGGAAGGCAATGTATTTCTTGGAGTAGAGGGGTAAAATGGTAGAGCAGTCAGGAAAGTTCTCCAGGCAGTTCCAGCCCAGGATGGGCAGGGCACCCAGCGAGAAGGCAATTAGCCAGCACATCCCAATCAGAAGGAACACGCGGTGCTTCTTGTTGGCATCATACGGCCTCATCTTGATCATGGTCAGGTGCCGCTCGATAGCAATGGCCAATAAGCTGCAGGTGGATGCGCCCAGGGCTACAAACATACTGCCCTCCCTGAGGAACCACACTGTTGGAGACAGGCTGAACGTCTTCCTGCCGGACATCAGAATGTTGACCTTGTAGGCTATGCCGGCCAGCAGGTCGCAGAGAGCCAAGTTGCCAATGAAAAAGTACATGCGGTTGTgaaatttattgtttttccaGATGGCAATCAAAACCATCAGGTTCTCCAAGACGATGAAGCTACAGGTGACCAAGAAGAGGATGGTGGTGATGAGGGTGCCACCCTCAGGGGGGTCCCGCAGTCTGCCTGCCAGCTTCCCCACGTAATCGTAATGTTCCCGGAGAGTGTCATTCCCAAAGACTGGCTGGTGGCCCTGCGCATGCGTGGTTGCCATGACTTCCTATAGACAGATGATTACCTCAACAGTCCACGAGAGGGCGCGCCAGGAACGTTCATTTCAGGGAACAATTGGGACAGTGGTGGTGAGTTCCTGAAGGCGTGCCGGCCTGATTGCAGGAAGAGTGTTGAAAACAGGCTCTGTAAGGAGATGAAAGTAGAAGGAGCTTTGCATCACATGATCACCATGCAGCAACCCTAAGTGTGGAAAATGCTAACGCATAAGGAGGGCTGGTGTGCAGGGAGTGCTTGGAACATAGGCCAAGCCTCCAAGATTGAAACCAGGGAAAGCGGTTAGGGGCCCGGAGCTGGCAAAGAAGCCTCAGAGTGCGAATCTGTGAATCGTATAACTGCGGCAGAAACGAGCAGGCTTCCACTTGGAAATCTCCAGGCACCAGGAAACACTGCGTTACTTCTCACCCACCACGTGGGAGCTGGTAAACCACTATTCTATTCCCAGCTGTGGAGGGAATTAGATTTTTCTCAGgatgaggaaaagggagggagggagggaaagaaggaaggagggagtggaggatgaaagggaggaaaggaggggtgAAGAAAACCAGACCACAGTAGGAAAAATGGTGTCTGAAGGACTTCTGGGTCCTCCTTGCTGAGGTTTGAAGCAGCACCGTGAGAAGCACCGAATACTTCCTTGGGCTGATTCCCTTGGGGTCTGGATGGGCCTTTGGCCCACCTGGCAGAGAGCCCCACAGCCTGACCACAGAGGGAGGGCAGGAAGGGCAGCCGGAGCCTGAGCAAGAACCCTGCGGCCACTGCACTGAGCAGAGCCCAGGGAGGAAGGAATGCGAACCATCCTGGAAGCTGCGGCCACTGAGgttaaaggaagagaggaaagggaaggggtaaTGACAGGAACTCTGAGTGTGGCTTGAAAGGCAGAAGTCTGGGCAAGGAGTATGAATTAGCATATTTACAATGCCCGGGAATAGAAGAAAAGATGATACTTGCAATTGCTGTGAAGGCCTTGAATACAAACACCAGACCCCGAAaaaataagtatgtgtgtgtgcatgtgtctgtgtgtatgtgtgcatgcatgtgtctgtgtatgtgtgcatgcatgtgtgtgtgcgtgcatgtgtcttgtatgcatgcatgtgtctatgtgtatgtgtgcattcatgtgtgtgtgcatgcatgtatctgtgtgcatgcatgtgtctatgtgtatgtgtgcattcatgtgtgtgtgcatgcatgtatctgtgtgcatgcatgtctgtgt includes the following:
- the S1pr3 gene encoding sphingosine 1-phosphate receptor 3, with the protein product MATTHAQGHQPVFGNDTLREHYDYVGKLAGRLRDPPEGGTLITTILFLVTCSFIVLENLMVLIAIWKNNKFHNRMYFFIGNLALCDLLAGIAYKVNILMSGRKTFSLSPTVWFLREGSMFVALGASTCSLLAIAIERHLTMIKMRPYDANKKHRVFLLIGMCWLIAFSLGALPILGWNCLENFPDCSTILPLYSKKYIAFLISIFTAILVTIVILYARIYFLVKSSSRRVANHNSERSMALLRTVVIVVSVFIACWSPLFILFLIDVACRVKECSILFKSQWFIMLAVLNSAMNPVIYTLASKEMRRAFFRLVCGCLVKGTGTQASPMQPALDPSRSKSSSSNNSSHSPKVKEDLPHVAASSCIIDKTRSLQNGVLCK